The following coding sequences lie in one Chionomys nivalis chromosome 8, mChiNiv1.1, whole genome shotgun sequence genomic window:
- the Tnrc6a gene encoding trinucleotide repeat-containing gene 6A protein isoform X2, translated as MLAVHQVSSYFDNMDLVQEEEQLMEEKKKKKDDKKKKEAAQKKATEQKIKVPEQIKPSVSQPQPANSDNGTSTATSTNNNAKRATASNQQPPQQQQQQQQQEQQQQPQALPRYPREVPPRFRHQEHKQLLKRGQHFPVIAANLGSAVKVLNNQSESSAVTNQQPPNNGEVQNSKTQSDINHNTSGSHYENCQRGPVSSTSDCSTSCENAVKDLLEKEAWPSAPGSDPELASECMDADSASSSESERNITVMASGNTGGEKDGLRNSTGLGSQSKFVVGSSSNNVGHGSSSGPWGFPHGAIISTCQVSVDAPESKSESSNNRMNAWGTVSSSSNGGLNPSTLNSASNHGAWPVLENNGLALKGPVGSGSSGINIQCNTIGQMPNNQSINSKVSGSSTHGTWGNLQETCEPEVSGTQKVTFSGQPQNITTETTGPNNTTNFMTSSLPNSGSVQNNELPTSNPGAWRVSTMNHPQIQAPSVMNGTSLSHLSNGESKTGGSYGTTWGAYGSNYSGDKCAGPNGQANGDTVNATLMQPGVNGPMGTNFQVTTNKGGGVWEPGTTNSQSSPWGSGNGANSGGNRRGWGSPAQNTGTSLPGVEWNKLPSNQHSNDSANGNGKKFTNGWKSTEEEDQGSATSQTNEQNSVWAKTGGTVESDGSTESTGRLEEKVTGESQSRDRRKIDQHTLLQSIVNRTDLDPRVLSNSGWGQTPIKQNTAWDTETSPRGERKTDNGTEAWGSSATQTFNSGACIDKTSPNSNDTSSVSGWGDPKPTLRWGDSKGSNCQGGWEDDSAATGMVKSNQWGNCKEEKSAWNDSQKNKQGWGDGQKSNQGWSISASDNWGETSRSNHWGEANKKSSSGGSDSDRSISGWNELGKTSSFTWGNNINPNNSSGWDESSKPNSSQGWGDPPKCNQSLGWGDSSKPVSSPDWNKQQDIVGSWGIPPATGKPPGTGWLGGPIPAPTKEEEPTGWEEPSPESIRRKMEIDDGTSAWGDPSKYNYKNVNMWNKNIPDGSSRSDQQAQMHRLLPSASAVSSKEASSGSGWGEPWGEPSTPATTVDNGTSAWGKPIDSGPSWGEPITAASSASTWGSTSVGPQSLSKSGPKSMQDGWCGDDMPLPGSRPTGWEEEEDVEIGMWNSNSSQELNSSLNWPPYTKKMSSKGLSGKKRRRERGMMKGGNKQEDAWINPFVKQFSNISFSRDSPEENVQSNKMDLSGGMLQDKRMEIDKHSLNIGDYNRTVGKGPGSRPQISKESSMERNPYFDKDGIVADESQNMQFMSSQSMKLPPSNSALPNQALGSIAGLGTQNLNSVRQNGNPSMFGVGNTAAQPRGMQQPPAQPLSSSQPNLRAQVPPPLLSPQVPVSLLKYAPNNGGLNPLFGPQQVAMLNQLSQLNQLSQISQLQRLLAQQQRVQNQRSVPSANRQQQDQQGRPLSVQQQMMQQSRQLDPSLLVKQQTPPSQQPLHQPAMKSFLDNVMPHTTPELQKGPSPVNAFSNFPIGLNSNLNVNMDMNSIKEPQSRLRKWTTVDSISVNTSLDQNSSKHGAISSGFRLEESPFVPYDFMNSSTSPASPPGSIGDGWPRAKSPNGSSSVNWPPEFRPGEPWKGYPNIDPETDPYVTPGSVINSLSINTVREVDHLRDRNSGSSSSLNTTLPSTSAWSSIRASNYNVPLSSTAQSTSARNSDSKLTWSPGSVTNTSLAHELWKVPLPPKNITAPSRPPPGLTGQKPPLSTWDNSPLRVGGGWGNSDARYTPGSSWGESSSGRITNWLVLKNLTPQIDGSTLRTLCMQHGPLITFHLNLQHGNALVRYSSKEEVVKAQKSLHMCVLGNTTILAEFASEEEISRFFAQSQSLTPSPGWQSLGSSQSRLGSLDCSHSFSSRTDLNHWNGAGLSGTNCGDLHGTSLWGTPHYSTSLWGPPSSSDPRGISSPSPINAFLSVDHLGGGGESM; from the exons TGCCAGAACAGATAAAGCCCAGTGTAAGCCAGCCTCAGCCTGCCAACTCTGATAACGGCACTTCCACAGCAACCAGCACTAATAATAATGCCAAGCGAGCTACAGCCAGCAATCAGCAGCCgccgcagcagcagcaacagcagcagcagcaggagcagcaacaGCAGCCACAGGCCTTGCCTCGGTATCCTCGTGAAGTACCTCCACGATTTCGCCACCAGGAACACAAACAGCTTCTAAAGAGGGGTCAGCATTTTCCTGTCATAGCAGCAAACCTGGGATCTGCTGTTAAGGTGTTAAACaaccaatcagaaagcagtgCTGTAACAAATCAACAGCCACCAAATAACGGAGAGGTGCAGAACAGCAAAACCCAGTCAG ATATAAATCATAACACTTCAGGATCCCATTATGAAAATTGCCAGCGGGGACCTGTGTCTTCTACAAGTGACTGTAGCACAAGCTGTGAGAATGCTGTAAAGGACTTGTTGGAAAAAGAAGCATGGCCCTCAGCCCCTGGCAGTGATCCTGAGTTGGCCTCAGAATGTATGGATGCTGATTCTGCCTCCAGTtctgagtcagagagaaacatCACTGTCATGGCTTCAGGGAATACAGGTGGTGAAAAAGATGGCCTTCGGAACAGCACTGGACTCGGTTCTCAAAGCAAGTTTGTGGTTGGTAGCAGCAGCAATAATGTGGGCCATGGAAGTAGTTCTGGGCCATGGGGCTTCCCCCATGGAGCCATAATAAGCACATGTCAGGTCTCTGTGGATGCTCCTGAAAGCAAATCAGAAAGTAGTAACAATAGAATGAATGCTTGGGGCACTGTAAGTTCTTCATCAAATGGAGGGTTAAATCCAAGCACTTTGAATTCAGCTAGCAACCATGGTGCCTGGCCAGTATTAGAAAACAATGGACTTGCCCTAAAAGGGCCTGTAGGGAGTGGGAGTTCTGGCATCAATATTCAGTGTAATACCATAGGCCAGATGCCTAACAATCAGAGTATCAACTCTAAAGTCAGTGGCTCTTCTACCCATGGTACCTGGGGCAACCTTCAGGAAACTTGTGAGCCTGAAGTAAGTGGTACACAGAAGGTTACATTCAGTGGTCAACCTCAGAATATCACCACTGAAACAACTGGACCAAATAACACTACTAACTTTATGACCTCTAGTTTACCAAACTCCGGTTCAGTACAGAATAATGAACTGCCTACCAGTAATCCAGGGGCCTGGCGTGTGAGCACAATGAATCATCCTCAGATACAGGCTCCGTCAGTTATGAATGGCACTTCCCTTTCTCACCTTAGCAATGGAGAGTCAAAAACTGGAGGCTCCTACGGTACTACATGGGGTGCCTATGGTTCTAATTACTCTGGTGACAAATGTGCAGGCCCTAACGGCCAAGCCAATGGTGACACTGTGAATGCAACTCTAATGCAGCCTGGCGTAAATGGGCCTATGGGCACTAACTTTCAAGTTACCACAAATAAAGGGGGAGGTGTGTGGGAGCCTGGGACAACAAATTCCCAGAGTTCACCATGGGGAAGTGGAAATGGTGCGAATTCTGGAGGAAATCGAAGAGGATGGGGAAGTCCTGCACAGAACACTGGCACTAGTCTACCCGGTGTTGAGTGGAACAAACTGCCTAGCAATCAGCATTCCAATGACAGTGCAAATGGCAATGGTAAGAAGtttacaaatggatggaaatctACTGAGGAAGAGGATCAGGGTTCTGCCACATCTCAGACAAATGAGCAAAACAGTGTGTGGGCCAAAACAGGAGGCACAGTGGAGAGCGATGGCAGTACAGAGAGCACTGGACGCCTTGAAGAAAAAGTAACGGGGGAAAGTCAGagtagagatagaagaaaaattgaTCAGCACACATTACTCCAAAGCATTGTAAACAGAACTGACTTAGATCCACGTGTCCTATCCAACTCTGGTTGGGGACAGACTCCTATTAAGCAGAATACTGCCTGGGATacagagacatcaccaagaggggaaagaaaaactGACAATGGGACAGAGGCCTGGGGAAGCTCTGCAACACAGACTTTTAACTCAGGGGCATGTATAGATAAGACTAGCCCTAATAGTAATGATACCTCATCTGTATCAGGGTGGGGCGATCCCAAACCTACTCTGAGGTGGGGAGATTCCAAAGGCTCAAACTGCCAGGGGGGGTGGGAAGATGATTCTGCTGCTACAGGAATGGTTAAGAGCAATCAGTGGGGGAATTGCAAAGAAGAAAAGTCTGCATGGAATGATTCGCAAAAGAACAAACAGGGGTGGGGTGAtggacaaaaatcaaaccaaggTTGGTCCATTTCTGCCAGTGATAACTGGGGAGAAACTTCCAGGAGTAACCATTGGGGTGAGGCTAATAAGAAATCCAGCTCAGGAGGTAGTGACAGTGACAGGTCCATTTCTGGTTGGAACGAACTTGGTAAAACTAGTTCTTTTACATGGGGAAATAATATAAATCCAAATAATTCATCAGGATGGGATGAATCTTCTAAACCTAATTCTTCCCAGGGATGGGGAGACCCTCCAAAGTGTAATCAGTCTCTAGGTTGGGGAGATTCATCAAAACCAGTTAGTTCTCCAGATTGGAACAAGCAACAAGACATTGTTGGATCATGGGGAATTCCACCAGCCACCGGCAAGCCTCCTGGTACAGGCTGGCTGGGAGGACCTATTCCAGCTCCAACAAAGGAGGAAGAACCCACAGGCTGGGAGGAGCCATCCCCAGAATCTATACGACGTAAAATGGAGATTGACGATGGAACTTCAGCTTGGGGAGATCCGAGCAAATACAACTACAAAAATGTGAACATGTGGAATAAAAACATCCCAGACGGCAGCAGCCGCTCAGACCAGCAAGCACAGATGCATCGTTTGCTGCCATCTGCAAGTGCTGTCTCAAGCAAGGAGGCAAGCAGTGGCTCTG GCTGGGGTGAGCCCTGGGGGGAGCCTTCTACTCCAGCCACGACTGTGGATAATGGAACTTCAGCCTGGGGTAAGCCCATAGACAGTGGTCCCAGCTGGGGAGAGCCCATTACTGCGGCATCCAGTGCATCCACGTGGGGCTCCACCTCTGTTGGTCCACAATCATTAAGCAAATCTG GGCCCAAATCTATGCAAGACGGCTGGTGTGGTGATGATATGCCATTACCTGGAAGTCGCCCCACTggctgggaagaggaggaagatgtaGAGATTGGGATGTGGAACAGTAACTCATCTCAAGAGCTTAACTCATCTTTAAATTGGCCACCATATACCAAGAAAATGTCATCAAAG GGTCTGAGTGGcaaaaaaaggagaagggaaagg GGAATGATGAAAGgtggaaacaaacaagaagacGCATGGATAAATCCATTTGTTAAACAGTTTTCAAATATCAGTTTTTCG AGAGACTCACCAGAAGAAAATGTACAGAGCAATAAGATGGATCTTTCTGGAG GAATGTTACAAGACAAGCGAATGGAGATAGATAAACATAGCCTAAATATTGGTGATTACAATCGAACGGTCGGGAAAGGTCCTGGCTCTCGGCCTCAGATTTCCAAAGAGTCTTCCATGGAGCGCAATCCTTATTTTGATAAG GATGGCATTGTAGCAGATGAATCCCAAAACATGCAGTTTATGTCCAGTCAAAGCATGAAGCTTCCCCCTTCAAATAGTGCACTACCTAACCAGGCCCTTGGCTCCATAGCAGGGCTGGGTACGCAAAACTTGAATTCTGTTAGACAG AATGGCAATCCCAGTATGTTTGGTGTTGGAAACACAGCAGCACAACCCCGGGGCATGCAGCAGCCTCCAGCACAACCTCTCAGTTCATCTCAGCCTAATCTCCGTGCTCAAGTGCCTCCTCCATTACTCTCCCCTCAG GTTCCAGTTTCATTGCTGAAGTATGCACCAAACAACGGTGGCCTGAACCCGCTATTTGGCCCTCAACAGGTAGCCATGCTGAACCAGCTATCCCAACTAAACCAGCTTTCTCAGATCTCCCAGTTACAG CGATTGTTAGCGCAGCAGCAGAGGGTGCAGAATCAGAGAAGCGTGCCTTCTGCTAACCGACAGCAGCAAGACCAGCAG GGTCGACCTCTTAGTGTACAACAGCAGATGATGCAACAGTCTCGTCAACTTGATCCAAGCCTGCTGGTGAAACAGCAGACTCCGCCTTCTCAGCAGCCGCTCCATCAGCCAGCCATGAAGTCCTTCCTTGACAATGTCATGCCCCACACTACACCCGAGCTGCAGAAAGGGCCATCGCCAGTAAATGCTTTCAGCAACTTTCCTATAG gcttGAACTCAAACTTGAATGTAAATATGGATATGAACAGTATTAAAGAACCACAGTCAAGACTAAGGAAGTGGACTACAGTGGACAGCATTTCTGTGAACACATCTTTGGATCAAAACTCCAGCAAACATG GTGCTATTTCAAGTGGTTTTAGGCTGGAAGAATCTCCATTTGTTCCCTATGACTTTATGAATAGCAGTACTTCACCAGCCAGTCCTCCAGGTTCAATAGGAGATGGCTGGCCACGTGCCAAATCGCCTAACGGCTCTAGCAGTGTTAACTGGCCACCAG AATTTCGCCCTGGTGAACCATGGAAAGGTTATCCAAACATTGACCCTGAAACTGACCCTTACGTCACTCCTGGCAGTGTCATAAACAGTCTTTCGATTAATACTGTGCGGGAAGTTGATCACCTCAGGGACAGGAACAGTG GGTCATCCTCATCCTTGAACACCACGCTGCCTTCAACTAGTGCCTGGTCATCCATTCGTGCCTCCAACTACAATGTTCCCCTCAGCAGTACAGCACAAAGCACTTCAG CCAGAAATAGTGATTCCAAATTGACGTGGTCTCCTGGTTCAGTTACAAACACCTCTCTGGCTCATGAGCTGTGGAAAGTCCCTTTGCCACCTAAAAACATCACTGCTCCGTCCCGCCCACCTCCGGGGCTGACTGGTCAGAAGCCACCCTTGTCTACGTGGGATAATTCCCCCCTTCGTGTAGGTGGAGGATGGGGAAATTCTGATGCCAGATATACCCCAG GTTCCAGCTGGGGTGAGAGCAGCTCAGGGAGAATAACGAATTGGCTTGTTTTGAAAAACCTCACACCTCAG ATTGATGGCTCAACTCTGCGCACCCTGTGCATGCAGCATGGTCCACTGATTACATTCCATCTGAACCTTCAACATGGAAATGCTCTGGTCCGTTACAGTTCAAAAGAAGAGGTAGTGAAGGCACAAAAGTCTCTGCACAT GTGTGTGCTGGGGAACACTACTATTCTCGCTGAGTTTGCCAGTGAAGAGGAGATCAGTCGCTTCTTTGCACAAAGTCAGTCTCTGACCCCTTCTCCTGGCTGGCAGTCTCTCGGGTCCAGCCAGAGCCGGCTGGGCTCCCTCGACTGTTCCCACTCATTCTCCAGCCGGACCGATCTCAATCACTGGAATGGTGCTGGGCTGTCGGGAACTAACTGTGGAGACCTTCACGGCACTTCCCTCTGGGGGACCCCACATTATTCCACAAGCCTGTGGGGTCCCCCAAGCAGCAGCGACCCCCGGGGAATTAGCAGCCCATCCCCCAttaatgcttttctttctgttgaccacctgggtgggggtggagagtcCATGTAA